One Scyliorhinus canicula chromosome 9, sScyCan1.1, whole genome shotgun sequence DNA segment encodes these proteins:
- the LOC119971529 gene encoding tyrosine-protein phosphatase non-receptor type substrate 1-like isoform X2, which translates to MLVSVRIQCIAVLAIIFTGPGGTSVKVSQLPDRTTSITGTNVSFHCSLPLFQRGPRVNVNWWKKGDDNYLRSRQNDRMITGFKTKFSGFLQIINVTVQDSGVYYCTVTHEGKTAGNGTGSHLEVWVPPTPLKINSQPTEKDSSARLTVLCATAHFSLENISFTWYKDGIKTAAGINTIIKPNANGLYEASSRLQETQPAHTPTVYTCLVSHSTLQIPAIATHVVTSPNTGKTFDIMMEVYRIGNGYLAQPSCAASLFQLSNTFSPK; encoded by the exons ATGTTGGTCAGTGTTAGAATTCAGTGCATTGCTGTTCTGGCGATCATTTTCACAG GCCCGGGTGGAACTTCAGTCAAAGTCAGTCAACTCCCTGATAGGACGACCTCAATCACCGGTACAAACGTTTCCTTTCATTGCTCGCTTCCCTTATTTCAACGCGGCCCACGTGTGAATGTAAACTGGTGGAAAAAGGGCGATGATAACTATCTAAGATCGAGACAAAATGACAGGATGATAACTGGCTTCAAAACTAAATTCAGCGGCTTCCTTCAGATAATCAATGTCACTGTGCAGGACTCAGGAGTGTactattgcactgtcacccaTGAAGGCAAAACAGCTGGAAATGGAACCGGGTCTCATTTAGAAGTATGGG TTCCACCAACTCCACTGAAAATTAACTCTCAGCCAACTGAAAAGGATTCATCTGCACGTCTGACTGTTCTGTGTGCCACAGCTCATTTTTCCCTGGAGAATATCAGCTTCACTTGGTATAAGGATGGCATCAAAACTGCAGCAGGGATAAATACCATCATTAAACCCAACGCCAATGGACTATATGAAGCTTCTAGCCGGTTGCAAGAGACGCAACCTGCCCACACCCCAACTGTTTATACCTGCCTTGTCTCTCACAGTACGCTGCAAATTCCAGCTATAGCCACTCATGTTGTCACCTCTCCCAACACAGGTAAGACGTTCGATATCATGATGGAAGTGTACAGGATTGGAAATGGTTATTTAGCTCAGCCTTCCTGTGCAGCCTCTTTGTTTCAGCTGTCAAATACATTTTCCCCAAAGTAA